From Paenibacillus sp. PvR098:
GAAAAAGCGATTGGCGCGCTGAAGAAGGAGCTGGCTTCGCTGCGTGCGGGACGCGCGACACCGGCACTGCTCGATCGCGTACAGGTAGAGTACTACGGTGCAATGACTCCGGTGAGCCAACTGGCCAATATCAACACGCCGGATTCCCGAACGCTGATGATTCAACCTTGGGACAAAAGCTCTGTTTCCGCTATTGAGAAAGCGATCATGAAATCGGATCTAGGACTTACGCCTTCCAATGACGGCAGTTCGATTCGTATCGTTATTCCTGCATTGACAGAAGAGCGTCGTGCTGAGCTGGTTAAAATGACGAAAAAATTCGGCGAGGAAGCGAAAGTAGCCATCCGTAATATTCGCCGCGATGCCAACGACGATATCAAGAAACTGGAAAAAACAGGAATATCGGAAGATGAATCCCGTCGTCATCAAGAGGATATCCAGAAGTTTACAGATAAGAATATTGCTGAAGTGGATAAAGTTCTCGCAGCCAAAGAAAAAGAAATTATGGAAGTGTAATTGGTAAAGACCCCCTTATATGAGGGGGCTTTTAGTCTTTCCTGATGGGGGATTAGCATGATACCTTTCAAGAAATGGTTTGGAAGCAAACCGGAGGGTGAGGATTTCGCCCGGCAGCTTGATGCAGATAATATTCCGAACCATGTTGCTGTCATTATGGATGGTAACGGTCGCTGGGCGCAAAAGAGGGGACTGCCGCGGGTTGCCGGACACCATTCCGGAATGAAAAACGTAAAGAGAATCACGATGGCGGCAAACAGCATTGGTGTACAAGTGCTGACGGTGTATGCCTTTTCCACGGAAAACTGGAAGCGGCCTAAAGAAGAAGTCGACTATTTGATGAAGCTTCCGCTTGAATTTTTCCCCAAGGAAATTGACGAATTGATAGCCAACAACGTCCAAATTCGTATGACCGGCTGGCAGGAAGGTCTTCCGGATTATACGCTTAAAGCGATTCAAGACGCTATCGATCAGACGAAACGGAATACAGGCCTTATCTTAAATTTTGCGCTGAACTACGGCAGCCGGAAAGAGATGTTAAGAGGGATCCGACAGCTTGTACAGGATGCGAATGAGAATAAAGTGAATCCGGACGGAATCGATGAAACCATGTTCGCCAAATATTTGCTGACCGATCCGCTCCCGGACCCCGATCTGTTAATTCGAACAAGCGGGGAGAAGCGCATCAGTAATTTTATGCTGTGGCAGCTTGCCTATTCGGAGCTGTGGTTTACGGATCTTTGCTGGCCTGAGTTTACTGAGCGGCACTTCTATGAAGCGATTCTGGAATACCAGCGTCGGGCCAGAAGATACGGCGGTTTGTAGTGCAATGGAGGAATGGAATTGAAGCAGAGAATCGTCACAGGACTCATCGCAGGGATCGGTTTTTTCATCATGCTGTACTTGGGCGGTTATTGGTTTGCCGGGCTACTTTTGGTATTGTCGATGATCGGTTACGATGAGTTTCTGCGTATGAACGCGCTAAAGGGAAATAAAACCATTGAATTGCTCGGCTTCTTAGGTGTGTTTTGCCTTACTCTTCAGTGGCAGAATACAGGAATCACTCCAAGTCATCTGGTCTGGTTGTTTATGTTCCTGTTTATGGCCGCGACGGTCATTTCCAAAAACAAAATAACGATAGACCATATCGCCATGGCTTTTATCGGCATGGTATATATCGGTATCGGCTTTCATTATATGATAGCGACTAGAAATATGGCGGAGAACGGAATTTTTTGGACGCTGCTAGTTTTTTTCTGTATCTGGTCGACCGATTCCGGTGCCTATTTTGTTGGATCGAAGGTGGGGAAGACACCGCTTTGGCCGACAATCAGCCCAAAAAAAACAGTGGAAGGCGCGATCGGCGGAATAGTGATTTCGATCCTCGTCGCGCTGGCTTTCGCTTGGTATAGGCCTGAGCTTCTCCATTATGTGCAGGCTGCCTGGATCGGTATCGTCATTGCCGTTGCAGGTCAGCTGGGAGACCTGATTCAATCCGCATACAAACGGGTGAAAGGCATCAAGGACACGGGTGCGATCTTGCCGGGTCACGGTGGTGTCTTGGATCGTACAGACAGCTGGATGATCGTCTTTCCGCTTCTCCACATCCTGTCATTGATTCCTCATGCATAAATTAGCCGGAGGTATACAGTTGTGAAAAAAATCAGCATCCTGGGCTCCACGGGCTCTATCGGTACGCAAACGCTGGATGTCGTTTCTCATTATCCAGAGCAGTACACGGTGGAAGGCTTGTCGGGAGGATATAACATAAAGCTATTGGCGGAGCAAATCCGGCGGTTCCGCCCTCGCAAGGCTTCGGTGGCGACAAAGGAGCTGGCGGAGCGGTTGTCGCTGGAAATTCCTTCAGATGTGCAGCTATTTTATGGTGAAGAGGGACTCGTCGAGATCGCCGCAGGCACGGAGGCTGAGTTTGTCGTCACCGCGGTTGTAGGTAGTCAAGGCTTACAACCTACACTTGCCGCGATCGAAGCGGGGAAGCATATTGGGCTTGCCAATAAAGAAACGTTGGTCAGTGCCGGACACCTGGTCACGGAGCTCGCTAATCGCAGCGGCGTGCAGCTGCTGCCGATCGACAGCGAGCATTCCGCTATTTTCCAGTGTCTGCAGGGCGAAAGCCGAGAACAAATACATAAGATTACGCTGACCGCTTCCGGCGGCAGCTTTAGGGACCGTTCCCGCGACGAATTGCAAAACGTAACGGTAGAAGATGCGCTAAAGCATCCGAATTGGGCCATGGGCGCTAAAATTACGATCGATTCGGCGACAATGGTCAATAAAGGCTTGGAAGTAATCGAGGCCCGTTGGCTATTCGGACTGTCGTACGATCAGATTGAAGTGCTGATTCATCCCGAGAGCATCATTCATTCCTATGTAGAGTTCGAGGATTACAGCATCATCGCACAGATGGGACTTCCAGATATGCGTGTGCCGATTCAATATGCGCTTACGTATCCGAACCGGCAGAGAACGCCTGGCGATCGACTGCGGCTTGCTGATATCGGAAAGCTGCATTTTCGGGAAATGGATTTCGGAAGATATCCTTGTCTGCGTATGGCTTATGAAAGCGGAAGAGCCGGCGGTTCCATGCCGACAGTGTATAATGCAGCCAATGAAGTTGCAGTGGAGCGTTTCTTGAAAAGGGAGATTTCTTTCCTTGAGATTGAGCGCGTAATTGAAGAGGTGATGGCGGAGCACGAGCTTGTCGCATTCCCTGACTTACGGGCAATCCTTGATATCGATCAATGGGCAAGGATTACTGCTCGGAATATACCGTCACGGCAATAGCGACAAAGGTGATGCAGCAAGCATCTTTCCGGTATACTGATCATAGGTTCATATCACGGTCGGCTTGTATTCCTTTTATCATTAATGTTAATCTTAAGATGAGGAAAACGCCATACCACTATGTATTTTCTGATGTGAACATTCGTGCTTAAGGAGGCCGTAAAAGCATTGTCGACGCTGCAGAATATATTTCAAATTGTGCTCTTGTTTTTTGTTCTCGTATCGATACATGAGTGGGGACATTTTTATTTCGCGAAACGTGCCGGTATCTTGGTCAGGGAGTTTGCAATAGGTTTCGGCCCTAAGCTGCTGTCCTTCAAACGGGATGAGACAAGATATACGCTGCGTCTGCTACCGATCGGCGGTTTTGTAAGAATGGCCGGGGAAGACCCGGAGATCGTTCAGATTAACCCTGGACAGCGTATAGCCGTTCTGCTGAAGGACGATCGAGTCACCCACATTTATTTGAACGAGTTCGACCGTCGGGCTGGTAGTCTAGAAGGTGTGGTCGAACAAATCGATTTGGAGAAAGAGCTGTTTGTTCGTCTTGACATTGACGGTGAAATACAACGGTTTGCGGTTCATCCACAAGCGATGATGGTGAGCAAGGATAACGAAACGCAAATCGCTCCATGGGATCGCCAATTTGGTAGTAAAACGGTAGGTCAGCGGGCACTATCGATATTTGCGGGGCCGTTGATGAACTTTATCTTGGCGTTCGTCCTGTTTGTTACCGTTGTATTTGTTGCTGGCGTGCCGCATAAGGTTAAGATTGCAGATACGATGCCGGGATCCGCTGCTCAGAATGCCGGCCTTCAATCTGGTGACTTGATCGTGAATGTGAACGGTGTGGAGATTGGGGCAGAACGCAGCAAGCTGACTTCGCTCATTCAAAACTCTGTGAGCAAACCCATGGTATGGACGATTGAACGAAATGGAGAGAAAATCCAGAAGAATGTGACGCCAGCGGTAGACCAAGACGGTGTCATTCGTGTCGGCGTCACGCTCATTGCCGAGACAAGGCCTGCTACCGTAACGGAAGGATTTACTAACGGCTGGAAGAGTCTTTCTTCTGCCACTATGCTTATATTGGATGGATTCGGCAAGCTGGCTACGCTGCAGTTCAAGATGGACGATCTGGGAGGTCCCGTGAGGATCGTTGAATTTACTAGTGAGCAGGCTAGCGCTGGATGGGCGCAGTATATTTCATGGACCGCCATTATGAGTCTCTATTTGGGGCTATTCAACCTGCTGCCGATTCCGGCGTTGGACGGAAGTCGCCTTGTTTTCCTAGGGCTTGAAGCGCTGCGCGGCAAACCGGTCGATCCTAGCCGTGAGAGCATGGTTCATTTCGTCGGATTTGCTATGCTAATGCTGCTTATGATAGCCGTAACGTATAACGATATATTACGATTGATCAACGGGTAACGAACTGCCTTCTGTAGGGGGAGAAACATAATTATGTCAAATTCAAAACAGGAAAAGCAATTTGTAAAGGAAATTACGCCGCAAAGCGAGGATTTCTCGCGCTGGTATATCGATACAATCAAAAAAGCGGATCTGATGAGCTATTCTCCGGTCCGCGGCTGTATCGTATTTAAACCGGACGGCTATGAGATTTGGGAGCACATTCAGAGGGAACTTGACGGAAGGTTCAAAGAAACCGGGCACCGCAACGCATATTTCCCTATGTTTATTCCGGAGAGCTTCTTTCAGAAGGAAAAAGAACATGTCGAAGGCTTTAACCCGGAGCTGCCTTGGGTAACTGAAGCTGGCGGAGAGAAACTGGAGGAGCGGCTTGCCATTCGCCCGACGTCGGAAACGATGATTGGACATATGTATTCCGAGTGGATTAACTCTTATCGGGACCTGCCGCTGCTCATTAACCAGTGGGCTAACGTCGTTCGGTGGGAAAAGCGTACCCTACCGTTTCTGCGTACGACCGAATTTCTTTGGCAGGAAGGTCATACGGCACATGAGGACGAGCTGGACGCACGTAAAGAAACGATGCAGATGCTGGAAATTTACCGTGATTTTGCGGAAAATTTTCTTGCGATTCCCGTTATCATGGGACAAAAAACGCCTTCCGAGAAATTCGCCGGAGCCGTTGATACGTATTCTATCGAAGCTATGATGAAGGACGGAAAAGCAGTACAAGCCGGAACCTCTCATTATTTGGGTACAAACTTTGCAGTAGCATTTGACATCAAATATTTGGATCGGGAAAACCAGCATCAATTTTGCCACACCACTTCATGGGGCGTTAGCACCCGGTTGATCGGCGCGTTGATTATGGTACACGGAGACGACCGTGGGCTGGCTCTGCCGCCAAAAGTCGCTCCGACGCAGGTCGTTATGATTCCAATCGGACCACCCAAAACACGCGATCAGGTGGTCGGTCGGGTAAACGAGCTTTATGATCAGCTGAAGAAGGCTGGTGTGCGTGTGAAAGTGGATGACCGCCCCGATCAAAGCCCGGGTTGGAAATTCAATGAATACGAAATGCGTGGAGTTCCGGTTCGCGTCGAACTCGGACCGCGTGATATGGAGAATGGTCAAGTGGTATTAGTTTCCCGGATTACCGGCGAGAAGCGTATGGTGGCCCAAGACCAATTTTTAGCAGAAGTCCAAAAGCTATTGACGGAGACGCAGCAGGAAATGTATGATCGAGCCAAGCGCTTCCGAGATGAAAGTATGACGGAAGCAGACTCGATGGATGAGCTGAAGTCGTTCCTCGAACTGAAACGGGGCTTCGCGCTGTCCGGCTGGTGCGGTTCGAACGCTTGCGAAGCGCACGTGAAGGAAGAAACAGGCGCCACGAGCCGAAATATTCCATTCGAGCCTAGCACGACCAAAACCAAATGCCTCGTCTGTGGTTCGGAAGCCAAGCATACCGTCTTGTTCGGACGAGCTTACTGAAATACGAAACTAATAAAAATTAGGGGTTTGTCCATACAAGCCCCTAATTTTTTACATAGGAGGTCAAGATGAGCAGCAGCAGTACGGCGCAGAAACGCGACAGGTTTGAGATGCTGATGCATCAGGCGGGCGTTCCGACAGATGTAGTTCAGTCTTTTTTTTCGGACGGGTATATTGATAAGGTAGAGACGAGCCGTAAAAATAAGGAATGGGTCTTCTTTATCGTTAAAAGCCAAATTGTTCCCTCCGATATATACCGTTCCTTCTGTAAGATGATCCGCGATAAGTTTTCACATATTGCCGCGATTCGTTTCGTGTTGCAGTACACCACGGAAGTAAAACCGGAAGCGGTCGCGGATGAGTATTGGGACATGTTCATCGAGTGGGTACAGCGGGAGGCAGCGTCCATCAATGGGTGGATGACTAAAGCGCATATTGAAGTGAAAGATAATGTGCTGACGCTTCATTTGCTAGATTCCATCGGGCTTGAGCTGGCGAAGAAGAAAAATATCGGCGGCTTGATTCAGAGCTATTTCAGTAATTTCTTCGGTGTTGATTTTCTTGTAAAGTATGCCGTGAGTGGGTCACGGGAGCAAGAGATGGAGAAATTCGCAAAGCAGATTGCTCAAGAAGAAAAAGAGGTCACGAGTGTCATTATGACGGCGGTGGAAGCGGAGAACGAGGCGGCATCGCAGTCGAATGAAGAAATCAAGCTAATGGTCGGCTATGACATTAAGGAACAAGCCGTGCCTTTACAGGAAGTGCAAGACGAGGAGAAGAAAATTACGGTGCAAGGAACCGTATTTGGCTTGGATGTAAAGGAGCTCAAAAACGGAAGCACCTTATATATGTTTAACGTCACCGATTTTACCGATTCCATTATGGTCAAGGCGTTCGCCAAAACGAAGGACGACGTTAAAATCTACAATCTCATTACCAATGGTAAATGGTTGAAGCTGCGTGGGCGGGTAGAATACGACCGATTTATGCAAATACCCGAGCTAGTTATGATTCCTTCCGATGTGAACGAGGTCGTGGGCCCGCCGGATCGTAAGGATGATGCGGCGGAGAAGCGCGTTGAGTTTCACCTGCATACGTCGATGAGCACGATGGACGGCATTACTCCTGTGGATCAATATATTAAAACAGCGGCCAAGTGGGGGCACAAAGCGATCGCCGTCACCGATCACAGCGGTGTTCAGAGCTTTCCCGAAGCCTATAAAGCCTCCAAGAAACACGGAATTAAGGTCATTTACGGACTTGAAGCCAATGTCGTTAACGATTCGGTCCAAGTGGTCATGAATGCGACGGATGTCGCGCTTGCTGACGCGGAGTATGTTATTTTCGACATTGAGACGACCGGTCTGTCCGTGACCAGTAACAAGATTATTGAAATCGCTGGCGTCAAAATGAGGGAAGGCAAGGAAATTGACCGTTTTGCTACGTTTATTGATCCGCATGAACGGATTCCATACAACATCCAGCAGTTGACCAACATTACCGATGATATGGTAAAGGGAGCTCCGGAACTTGAAGAGATGCTGCCTAAATTCATCGATTTTGTCGGGGACAGCATTCTGGTGGCACACAACGCCAGGTTCGATATCGGATTTATTCAATCCAATTGTAAGCGGCTTGGCTTACCTGAAGTGAAGAATCCGGTGCTGGACACGCTGGAGCTGTCGCGTCTATTGTTCCCGACACTCAAAAACCACCGGCTCAACACGCTTTCGGACAAATTCAAGGTTAGTCTGGACAACCATCACCGGGCTATTGACGATTCGATTGCGCTTGGTTTTGTTCTATTTCATCTATTGAAGGAAGTGGGCGACAGGGGGTATACACAGCTGGATCGGCTTAACGATCAGGTTGGCAAAAACCTGGCTACTCAGCGGCCGTTCCACTGTTGTATTTATGCCAAGAACATGATAGGCAAAAAGAACCTGTTCTCGCTGGTATCCTTATCCCATACGGAATATTTTCACCGGGTAGCTTGCATTCCGAAAAGCAAGCTGCAGGAAATGCGCGAAGGCCTCATCATCTCTTCCGGGTGCGAAAAGGGCGAGTTTTTTGAGACGGTGCTCAACAAATCCGTGGAAGAAGCGGAGAACGTCGCAGCGTTCTATGATGTGTTGGAGATTCAACCGATCGGCATCAATATGCATTTGGTGGATAAAGGTTTGGTTGGCAGCCCAGCGCAATTAGAAGATGCGAATCGCAAAATTATTGAGATCGGGCGCAAGCTTGGAAAGCCGGTTATTGCCACTGGGAATGTGCACTACCTGCAACCGCGTGAAAAAATTTCACGGGATATAACGATCCACGGGATTACAGGGTTCAGCCCACTGAAAGATATCCGTAAACCGGATGTTCATTTCCGTACGACTAAGGAGATGGTGGCGGAATTCGAATATCTGGGAAAAGATATTGCCCATCAGGTTGTAGTAACAAACACCTCTGAGCTTGCGGATCAATTCGAAGAGCTGGAGCTGTTCCCGACGAAGCTCTTCACGCCGATTATCGAGGGCGCGGATGATGAAATCCGCAACACATGCTATGAAACGGCACGGCAGATTTATGGGGAACCGATTCCGGAAGTGGTGACAGCGCGGCTGGAGAAAGAATTGGTGCCGATCATCAAATACGGCTTCTCTGCGAACTATTTGATATCCGAGCGACTTGTAAAAAAGTCGAACCAAGACGGATATCTCGTCGGCTCCCGGGGGTCTGTCGGCTCCTCCGTCGTTGCTACGTTTCTGGGTATTTCTGAGGTTAACCCCTTGCCTCCTCATTATGTATGCAAATCGTGCAAACACAGTGACTGGATTCTCGACGGTTCGATTCCGAGCGGTTTCGACCTGCCGGATAAAAACTGCCCGAATTGCGGCGAGAAGCTTAAGGGTGAAGGCCAGGACATTCCGTTCGAGACGTTCCTTGGCTTCAAAGGGGATAAAGTACCCGATATCGACCTTAACTTCTCTGGCGAGTATCAGCCGCATGCTCACAACTACACGAAGGTGCTATTTGGCGAGAAGAATGTATTCCGGG
This genomic window contains:
- the frr gene encoding ribosome recycling factor, coding for MPQSIKKNAEDRMEKAIGALKKELASLRAGRATPALLDRVQVEYYGAMTPVSQLANINTPDSRTLMIQPWDKSSVSAIEKAIMKSDLGLTPSNDGSSIRIVIPALTEERRAELVKMTKKFGEEAKVAIRNIRRDANDDIKKLEKTGISEDESRRHQEDIQKFTDKNIAEVDKVLAAKEKEIMEV
- the proS gene encoding proline--tRNA ligase encodes the protein MSNSKQEKQFVKEITPQSEDFSRWYIDTIKKADLMSYSPVRGCIVFKPDGYEIWEHIQRELDGRFKETGHRNAYFPMFIPESFFQKEKEHVEGFNPELPWVTEAGGEKLEERLAIRPTSETMIGHMYSEWINSYRDLPLLINQWANVVRWEKRTLPFLRTTEFLWQEGHTAHEDELDARKETMQMLEIYRDFAENFLAIPVIMGQKTPSEKFAGAVDTYSIEAMMKDGKAVQAGTSHYLGTNFAVAFDIKYLDRENQHQFCHTTSWGVSTRLIGALIMVHGDDRGLALPPKVAPTQVVMIPIGPPKTRDQVVGRVNELYDQLKKAGVRVKVDDRPDQSPGWKFNEYEMRGVPVRVELGPRDMENGQVVLVSRITGEKRMVAQDQFLAEVQKLLTETQQEMYDRAKRFRDESMTEADSMDELKSFLELKRGFALSGWCGSNACEAHVKEETGATSRNIPFEPSTTKTKCLVCGSEAKHTVLFGRAY
- a CDS encoding 1-deoxy-D-xylulose-5-phosphate reductoisomerase, with the translated sequence MKKISILGSTGSIGTQTLDVVSHYPEQYTVEGLSGGYNIKLLAEQIRRFRPRKASVATKELAERLSLEIPSDVQLFYGEEGLVEIAAGTEAEFVVTAVVGSQGLQPTLAAIEAGKHIGLANKETLVSAGHLVTELANRSGVQLLPIDSEHSAIFQCLQGESREQIHKITLTASGGSFRDRSRDELQNVTVEDALKHPNWAMGAKITIDSATMVNKGLEVIEARWLFGLSYDQIEVLIHPESIIHSYVEFEDYSIIAQMGLPDMRVPIQYALTYPNRQRTPGDRLRLADIGKLHFREMDFGRYPCLRMAYESGRAGGSMPTVYNAANEVAVERFLKREISFLEIERVIEEVMAEHELVAFPDLRAILDIDQWARITARNIPSRQ
- the rseP gene encoding RIP metalloprotease RseP, which gives rise to MSTLQNIFQIVLLFFVLVSIHEWGHFYFAKRAGILVREFAIGFGPKLLSFKRDETRYTLRLLPIGGFVRMAGEDPEIVQINPGQRIAVLLKDDRVTHIYLNEFDRRAGSLEGVVEQIDLEKELFVRLDIDGEIQRFAVHPQAMMVSKDNETQIAPWDRQFGSKTVGQRALSIFAGPLMNFILAFVLFVTVVFVAGVPHKVKIADTMPGSAAQNAGLQSGDLIVNVNGVEIGAERSKLTSLIQNSVSKPMVWTIERNGEKIQKNVTPAVDQDGVIRVGVTLIAETRPATVTEGFTNGWKSLSSATMLILDGFGKLATLQFKMDDLGGPVRIVEFTSEQASAGWAQYISWTAIMSLYLGLFNLLPIPALDGSRLVFLGLEALRGKPVDPSRESMVHFVGFAMLMLLMIAVTYNDILRLING
- a CDS encoding phosphatidate cytidylyltransferase; translation: MKQRIVTGLIAGIGFFIMLYLGGYWFAGLLLVLSMIGYDEFLRMNALKGNKTIELLGFLGVFCLTLQWQNTGITPSHLVWLFMFLFMAATVISKNKITIDHIAMAFIGMVYIGIGFHYMIATRNMAENGIFWTLLVFFCIWSTDSGAYFVGSKVGKTPLWPTISPKKTVEGAIGGIVISILVALAFAWYRPELLHYVQAAWIGIVIAVAGQLGDLIQSAYKRVKGIKDTGAILPGHGGVLDRTDSWMIVFPLLHILSLIPHA
- a CDS encoding isoprenyl transferase; this translates as MIPFKKWFGSKPEGEDFARQLDADNIPNHVAVIMDGNGRWAQKRGLPRVAGHHSGMKNVKRITMAANSIGVQVLTVYAFSTENWKRPKEEVDYLMKLPLEFFPKEIDELIANNVQIRMTGWQEGLPDYTLKAIQDAIDQTKRNTGLILNFALNYGSRKEMLRGIRQLVQDANENKVNPDGIDETMFAKYLLTDPLPDPDLLIRTSGEKRISNFMLWQLAYSELWFTDLCWPEFTERHFYEAILEYQRRARRYGGL
- a CDS encoding PolC-type DNA polymerase III, coding for MSSSSTAQKRDRFEMLMHQAGVPTDVVQSFFSDGYIDKVETSRKNKEWVFFIVKSQIVPSDIYRSFCKMIRDKFSHIAAIRFVLQYTTEVKPEAVADEYWDMFIEWVQREAASINGWMTKAHIEVKDNVLTLHLLDSIGLELAKKKNIGGLIQSYFSNFFGVDFLVKYAVSGSREQEMEKFAKQIAQEEKEVTSVIMTAVEAENEAASQSNEEIKLMVGYDIKEQAVPLQEVQDEEKKITVQGTVFGLDVKELKNGSTLYMFNVTDFTDSIMVKAFAKTKDDVKIYNLITNGKWLKLRGRVEYDRFMQIPELVMIPSDVNEVVGPPDRKDDAAEKRVEFHLHTSMSTMDGITPVDQYIKTAAKWGHKAIAVTDHSGVQSFPEAYKASKKHGIKVIYGLEANVVNDSVQVVMNATDVALADAEYVIFDIETTGLSVTSNKIIEIAGVKMREGKEIDRFATFIDPHERIPYNIQQLTNITDDMVKGAPELEEMLPKFIDFVGDSILVAHNARFDIGFIQSNCKRLGLPEVKNPVLDTLELSRLLFPTLKNHRLNTLSDKFKVSLDNHHRAIDDSIALGFVLFHLLKEVGDRGYTQLDRLNDQVGKNLATQRPFHCCIYAKNMIGKKNLFSLVSLSHTEYFHRVACIPKSKLQEMREGLIISSGCEKGEFFETVLNKSVEEAENVAAFYDVLEIQPIGINMHLVDKGLVGSPAQLEDANRKIIEIGRKLGKPVIATGNVHYLQPREKISRDITIHGITGFSPLKDIRKPDVHFRTTKEMVAEFEYLGKDIAHQVVVTNTSELADQFEELELFPTKLFTPIIEGADDEIRNTCYETARQIYGEPIPEVVTARLEKELVPIIKYGFSANYLISERLVKKSNQDGYLVGSRGSVGSSVVATFLGISEVNPLPPHYVCKSCKHSDWILDGSIPSGFDLPDKNCPNCGEKLKGEGQDIPFETFLGFKGDKVPDIDLNFSGEYQPHAHNYTKVLFGEKNVFRAGTIGTVAEKTAYGFVKKYEEEQGKKWRGAEINRLAMGCTGVKRSTGQHPGGIVVVPDYIDVDDITPVQFPADDKNSEWKTTHFDYHAFDANLLKLDILGHDDPTMMRMLQDLTGVDPTAIPMNDPKVMSMFHSVEALGVTPAQIRTPVATYGVPEMGTKFVRQMLEEARPSSFADLLQISGLSHGTGVWLGNAQELIKKGICTIKSVIGCRDDIMLYLIYKAGMDAGLAFKITESVRKGKGLTEEWKEDMKKHNVPQWYIDSCEKIEYMFPKAHASAYVISAVRTAYFKLYHPIAYYATYFSVRATDFEIELLCQGYDPILRRLLEIEEKGFQALPKEKNMISILEMALEMTARGFTFKSIDLYKSDATKFLIEGDSLIPPFSAIGGIGENAAKNIAAAKNDGPFLSIEDFQTRSKASKTIVEILAGMGCFRGLPETNQLSLF